Part of the Aquarana catesbeiana isolate 2022-GZ linkage group LG12, ASM4218655v1, whole genome shotgun sequence genome, GTTGAAACCCAAGAGTCCCTTGGAGTCTGGAACCCCAAACCAAGTCCTTTTCATGGTAGAAAGTTAGTAAACATTAACCAAAGCTGGTCACTTTTTTTTAGCAGCACCAACGTTAAACACAAATGTTTCTACTTTAGTAGATCTCGACCATAAACATATGGAAGATGGTATGGAAAACCTCATAACAGTGGGGGATAGGAAGAAGGTTTTGAGAATGTAGCCATGTTGACATCTCCAATTTTTAGAAAAGTCATAGAACACAGTGCGATATCACAAGTGAAAATCCCATCCATGTTTTTATACAATTCAAATAACTAACTGCATCTCCATTGTCTCATAGCTATGGTCTTTCCTTGGCATCGGTATGCAAAAAGAACACTTGAATATCCTTTCTGCAAGCATCATTAATTTACATAATTCAATCTATACCGATAAAACATTTACAATATACAAGTATTGGGATATTTGGGGGCTGTTTGGCACATGGAGGTTCTTACTGGTCCCTGTGAAGTCTTATTTTAAAGTTCTTAAGAGCTGTTGTTGCCCCCGGGACACTGAGCCAAAACAAAGCTCTCGGTGCACTGTTGGCTACTGGTGGACATGGATCTTCCTGACATCCTTTGAAAACGGTTCCTGAAGTAACCACTGTTGCTCCATGACCTTTGTCTGTTCCTCAGGTATTCCTTGTAGTTCTTGGTGAGGAGGGTGTACAAGAATGGGTTGATGCAACTGTTGCTGTAGGTTAGACATGTGGTTATATAATTGATGTTCCTGTTGGTTTTGGGGGAAATGGGAAGAGATTCACAGTACTGGACAAGGAGCTGCCAGATCCAGAAAGGGAGGAAGCAGGCCCAGAAGACCAGGACAATAGTGAAAATTAAATACAGAACTTTCTGGTTGGGCAACCTCTTGGTCTGCTTGAAGGAGGCAGTTTGTGACACCCAGTACGTCCTAGCCAGCCTAATGTACAAGTAGCCTATGATTAGCCCCGGACCTACTATACTTGTACAGAAAAGCACCGTTAAATAGACCCTGTACGACATCCTACTCCACATGGGCAGACAAATGCTCTTGTTGTCTTTGTGCACCAGCTTAATCATGATCAACATGGGCAAAGTTAGGAGTAGTGATACTAGCCAGACAACTATAGCAATGCACTTTCGGTAGCTCTTAGATCTCTTTACCGTGTCCAAGGGCTTCAGAACTGCAAAATAGCGTTCAGTGCTCATAATGGTGAGGGTGAAAATACTGGCGTGCATGGTCAGGAAGTCCAAGCTGAAAAGGATGCGGCAGCCGACATCTCCAAAATACCATTCCTGGATGAAATAAGTGCCCACAATAAACGGGATGGTGAGCAGGTAAAGGAGATCGGCCAAGGCCAAGTTGATGATGTAGATGTACATGGAAGCTGCCGTGCGCATGGATTGACCCATCACCACCAAAGTGTAGACATTTCCTGCAACTCCTACTATGCACATGAGGGATAAAATTACCCCGATAGTGAATGTCGCTATCATGTCCTCCATTGCACCTGAGGATGGTGGGAAATCCAAAGTAGTATTTATGGGGATAGTTGCATTGGTCTTCAAGGGCATTTCTGTGGTCATGGATAATCTTCCTTGAGGTCCTTCATGAAAAGACATTCTGTTGTATGAAGGTAGATGGTTGCTTCTGCTGGAGGTTAGCTGGAAACCATTAAGGCACTTCAACTAATGTTCTGTAAGTAATCATCAAAAATAATTGGTCAATTATTGCATGTTCAGATGCATACAGTATATCTTGCTATAGCAGTCTAAATGTCTTTAGTTGATATTGTAACCTAGTAAACTTTTCTAGATCAGAGGTGGGCATTATAAAGATAGACATGGCTTATTTGTTAAACTTTGCTTCTAAAGAGCTCTTTGGTATCTTTGGTTGGTTGCTTTCACCAACACCTACAGAGGGACAGAAATTCCTTCAGCTAAAGTAAAAGGGGAGACACACTATGCCTATCTGCAATATAACCAGTTCTATCATTTATAATGCCAGAGATGTTTAGATATTTCAACTTTACTTCCTACCAATTTTTTCTCACTATATAAACTTGGCAAGGCTTCTTATATACAATTAAGCTAAACCTGCTACTCTCAATACTTTTTTGTCTATGCCTGCCTGCCTGCTTTGTAGATCATTGGGAGCCAATGGGAGTCATgtggtgtctccccccccccccccccccatctacaacATGCTGAGGAACATGAGTAACAACCCACAAGATCCTCTTTTTTGTACAGTATGTGGCTGactgttaagccggccatagacgaagCGATTTTCTGTCCTGCAACCTCAAGAAAACAAtttggattcccccatcaatacagacagccattgtgttctcccggccggGGGTTGTACAAgggaagccgtccccgccaggagaacactgCTAGCAATTATAATAGCTATCAATAATCACATGTTAAGTatgacaggctagttgtacccaagttggtcgatcaatcaacttgagtacattcagcctgccctgtcgatccctgctgaaccggccaagattcaaactgtctatggccggctttagagtaTGGAAAGTTTGTgagctgtattttttttctgaattttacaTTTTGTAACATAGGTTTAGATCAGGGATTCTcatccagggttctgtggaactctagggttccgcCAGAGGTGGTTAGGAGTTTCTTTGAGCCGTAACTGGTTGTCCTCCCATCTTATGGTGCCTTCATGgtttcaccaatgtaaggagcattcttctcactgatcaacaatgtaaggaacattcttctcactgatcaccaatgtaaggaacattcttcccactgatcaccaatgtaaggaacattcttcccactgatcaccaatgtaaggaacattcttctcactgatcaccaatgtaagagacattcttctcactgatcaccaatgtaaggaacattcttctcactgatcaccaatgtaaggaacattcttctcactgatcaccaatgtaaggaacattcttctcactgatcaccaatgtaaggaacattcttctcactgatcaccaatgtaaggaacattcttctcactgatcaccaatgtaaggaacattcttctcactgatcaccaatgtaaggaacattcttctcactgatcaccaatgtaaggaacattcttctcactgatcaccaatgtaaggaacattcttctcactgatcaccaatgtaaggaacattcttcccactgatcaccaatgtaaggaacattcttctcactgatcaccaatgtaaggaacattcttctcactgatcaccaatgtaaggaacattcttctcactgatcaccaatgtaaggaacattcttctcactgatcaccaatgtaaggagcattcttctcactgatcaccaatgtaaggagcattcttctcactgatcaccaatgtaagggacattcttctcactgatcaccaatgtaaggaacattcttctcactgatcaccaatgtaagggacattcttctcactgatcaccaatgtaaggaacattcttctcactgatcaccaatgtaaggagcattcttctcactgatcaccaatgtaaggaacattcttctcactgatcagcaatgtaaggaacattcttctcactgatcatcaatgtaaggaacattcttctcactgatcaccaatgtaaggaacattcttctcactgatcaccaatgtaagggacattcttctcactgatcaccaatgtaaggatcattcttctcactgatcaccaatgtaaggagcattcttctcactgatcaccaatgtaaggagcaatcttctcactgatcaccaatgtaaggaacattcttctcactgatcaccaatgtaaggagcaatcttcTCACTGATCCCAGTTTAATACAT contains:
- the LOC141113730 gene encoding urotensin-2 receptor-like, with translation MSFHEGPQGRLSMTTEMPLKTNATIPINTTLDFPPSSGAMEDMIATFTIGVILSLMCIVGVAGNVYTLVVMGQSMRTAASMYIYIINLALADLLYLLTIPFIVGTYFIQEWYFGDVGCRILFSLDFLTMHASIFTLTIMSTERYFAVLKPLDTVKRSKSYRKCIAIVVWLVSLLLTLPMLIMIKLVHKDNKSICLPMWSRMSYRVYLTVLFCTSIVGPGLIIGYLYIRLARTYWVSQTASFKQTKRLPNQKVLYLIFTIVLVFWACFLPFWIWQLLVQYCESLPISPKTNRNINYITTCLTYSNSCINPFLYTLLTKNYKEYLRNRQRSWSNSGYFRNRFQRMSGRSMSTSSQQCTESFVLAQCPGGNNSS